GACAGTTTAAGAGTTCACACCAGAATCCATActggagaaaagccctacagctgtgacatctGTAGTAAAAAGTTTAGCCGTGCTTCTAGTTTCAGAGTTCACAACAGGATGCACTctggagagaagccatacagctgtgacctctgtggtaaatccTTTAGCCAGGTTGGCCATTTCATAGTTCATCGCAAGAGCCACAccggggagaagccctacagttgtgacctctgtgataaatcCTTCAGCCAACCTAGCAGTTTCAAAGTTCACCTCATAAGGAAACACACTGGAGAGAGGCCCTACTTCTGTGAATGCTGCAATAAATTATTCTGTACCTCTACTGAGTTGAAAAGGCACAtgatgatccacactggagagaaaccctacagctgtgacctgtgTGGGAAAACTTTTAGCCAGATTGGCCATTTCAGAGCTCACAGCAgggtccacactggagagaaaccctacagctgtgacctctgtggtcaaacCTTTAGCCTGAAGGGGGATTTCAGagttcactgcaggatccacactggagagaagccctacagctgtgacctctgtggtaaaacttttaCCCGGGCTGGCAATCTTAGAACTCATTGCAggacccacactggagagaagccctacagctgcccACACTGTGACTATTCAGGTAAAACAAATGGCAATCTGAAGAGTCACCTGCGTATCCATGATAAAAAACAAACCAAAGCAGTGATGTCTGGGGCCAAGctgtcccagcagtcaccacctgagaAAACTTCTACatgacccacagctggaagaactactggcctacacctactgggacagcacatgcagtaacaccagatctacagttcaacatgacagcacatgcagtaacaccagatctacagttcaacatgacagcacatgcagtggcaccagatctacagtccaacatgacagcacatgcagtaacaccagatctacagtccaacatgacagcacatgcagtaacaccagatctacagtccaacatgacagcacatgcagtaacaccagatctacagtccaacatgacagcacatgcagtaacaccagatctacagtccaacatgacagcacatgcagtaacacaaGATCTACAGTTCAacatgacagcacacacacattcttttttttttattgttgtgtAC
Above is a window of Hypomesus transpacificus isolate Combined female chromosome 17, fHypTra1, whole genome shotgun sequence DNA encoding:
- the LOC124479543 gene encoding zinc finger protein 239-like, with amino-acid sequence METHQCDTCGKSLSSSSSLKQHSKIHTGEKPHSCDLCGKCFIHAGSLRVHTRIHTGGKPYSCDLCGKRFVHAGSLRVHTRIHTGEKPYSCDICSKTFSRASSFRIHTRIHTGEKPYICDLCGNNFSQADSLRVHTRIHTGEKPYSCDICSKKFSRASSFRVHNRMHSGEKPYSCDLCGKSFSQVGHFIVHRKSHTGEKPYSCDLCDKSFSQPSSFKVHLIRKHTGERPYFCECCNKLFCTSTELKRHMMIHTGEKPYSCDLCGKTFSQIGHFRAHSRVHTGEKPYSCDLCGQTFSLKGDFRVHCRIHTGEKPYSCDLCGKTFTRAGNLRTHCRTHTGEKPYSCPHCDYSGKTNGNLKSHLRIHDKKQTKAVMSGAKLSQQSPPEKTST